The Ammospiza caudacuta isolate bAmmCau1 chromosome 17, bAmmCau1.pri, whole genome shotgun sequence genome has a segment encoding these proteins:
- the POLR3E gene encoding DNA-directed RNA polymerase III subunit RPC5 yields MANEEDDPVIQEIDVFLARSLLEKLYLFQYPIRPASMTYDDVTHLSAKIKPKQQKVELEMAIDTLNPNYCRSKGEQIALNVDGACTDETSTYSSKLMDKQTFCSSQAASNVSRYAAAVYKKGELHLTPLHGILQLRPSFTYLDKADAKHREREAANEGGDSSQDEAEDDVKQITVRFSRPETEQARQRRVQSYEFLQKRQAEEHWVHLHYYGLKDSRSEHERQYLFSQGHGLAENTELIKSPSEYLMMLMPPSVEEENEKPMAPSNVLSMAQLRTLPLADQIKILMKNVKVMPFANLLGLLGSGTDPTAVLRCVQQVALLVQGNWVVKSDVLYPKDTSSPHSGVPAEVLCRGRDFVMWKFTQDRWVVRKEVAAVTKLCPEDVKDFLEHMSVARINKGWEFMLPYDEDFVKKHPDIVQRQQMLWMGIQAKLEKVYNLLKEHLTPKKQEAQSAHPLLVSGEQRVNMAKAKVKQNFGQLEKELQRQKAEMKSNESSAKPDVANIRIKEEPVSLEEPMDTSAHEGLNNGLVNGLHPAQGPLDPVNGHLPGGCIDRVAQELKAFVSSTFKKQFVLTLSELKRLFNLHLASLPPGHTLFSGISDKMLQDMVLDTGCKQILVPFPPQTAASPDELKVYALWEAGDTYDQHRQVLLEIFSKNYRVRRNVIQSQLSQECGEDLNKQEVDRVLKDCCVSYGGMWYLKGTVQS; encoded by the exons ATGGCAAATGAAGAAGATGATCCAGTTATACAAGAG aTTGACGTGTTCCTGGCCAGAAGTCTACTGGAGAAGCTCTATCTATTTCAG TATCCCATTCGCCCAGCTTCCATGACCTACGATGATGTTACACATTTGTCAGCGAAGATaaaaccaaagcagcaaaag GTTGAACTGGAAATGGCCATCGATACTTTGAATCCGAACTATTGTCGCAGCAAGGGGGAGCAGATCGCTCTCAACGTGGATGGCGCCTGTACAGATGAAACCAGCACCTATTCCTC GAAGCTGATGGACAAGCAAActttctgctcttcccaagcTGCCAGTAATGTTTCCCGCTATGCAGCTGCAGTTTATAAAAAAG GTGAACTTCACTTGACTCCACTACATGGAATTCTTCAGCTGAGGCCAAGCTTCACCTACTTGGACAAGGCTGATGCAAAACACCGAGAAAGAGAAGCTGCTAATGAAG GTGGTGATTCATCCCAGGATGAAGCTGAAGATGATGTTAAGCAAATTACT GTCCGATTCTCGCGCCCTGAGACCGAACAAGCTCGGCAGCGACGTGTTCAGTCCTACGAGTTCCTGCAGAAGAGACAGGCAGAAGAGCACTGGGTTCACCTGCATTATTATGGCTTGAAG GATAGCCGTTCTGAGCACGAGCGCCAGTATTTATTTAGCCAAGGTCATGGCCTTGctgaaaacacagaattaaTTAAATCTCCCAG TGAATATTTAATGATGCTGATGCCTCCAAGCGTAGAGGAAGAGAA TGAGAAACCAATGGCTCCAAGCAATGTGCTTTCTATGGCCCAGCTGAGGACTTTACCCCTTGCTGATCAGATCAAGATCCTGATGAAGAATG TGAAGGTGATGCCGTTCGCCAACCTGCTGGGTCTGCTGGGCTCGGGCACCGACCCCACGGCCGTGCTGCGCTGCGTGCAGCAGGTGGCGCTGCTGGTCCAGGGAAACTGGGTGGTGAAGAG TGATGTTCTCTACCCAAAAGATACTTCTAGTCCCCATAGTGGAGTTCCTGCAGAAGTGCTCTGTAGAGGGAGAGATTTTGTT ATGTGGAAGTTCACACAGGACCGCTGGGTGGTGAGAAAGGAAGTAGCAGCAGTTACAAAA cttTGCCCAGAAGATGTGAAAGACTTCCTAGAGCACATGTCTGTGGCAAGAATAAACAAAGGTTGGGAGTTCATGCTCCCTTACGATGAAGATTTTGTTAAGAAGCATCCAGATATAGTTCAGAGGCAACAGATGCTGTGGATGGGCATTCAGGCCaa ATTAGAAAAGGTCTATAATCTCTTAAAGGAACACTTGACACCAAAGAAACAAGAGGCACAATCAG CTCATCCCTTACTGGTTTCTGGGGAGCAAAGGGTCAACATGGCTAAAGCAAAAGTGAAGCAGAACTTTgggcagctggagaaggagctcCAGAGGCAGAAGGCAGAGATGAAATCCAACGAGAGCTCGGCCAAGCCGGACGTTGCCAACATCCGCATCAAGGAGGAGCCTGtgagcctggaggagcccaTGGACACCTCAGCCCACGAGGGGCTGAACAATGGCCTGGTGAACGGCCTGCACCCAGCCCAGGGCCCCCTGGACCCTGTCAATGGCCACCTGCCCGGGGGCTGCATCGACAGGGTCGCACAGGAACTGAAGGCCTTTGTGTCCTCCACGTTTAAGAAACAGTTTGTGCTCACCCTGAGTGAGCTTAAACGGTTATTTAACCTCCACTTAGCCAGCCTGCCTCCAGGACATACCTTGTTCAGTGGCATTTCAGACAAAATGTTACAGGACATGGTGTTGGACACTGGCTGCAAACAGATATTGGTGCCT TTTCCTCCACAGACTGCTGCCTCACCAGATGAACTAAAGGTCTATGCACTTTGGGAAGCTGGTGACACTTATGATCAg catcGCCAAGTTTTGCTTGAAATCTTTTCGAAGAACTACCGAGTGCGCAGGAATGTCATCCAGAGCCAGCTGAGCCAGGAGTGTGGGGAGGATCTCAACAAGCAGGAGGTGGATAGAGTGTTAAAG